The Accipiter gentilis chromosome 7, bAccGen1.1, whole genome shotgun sequence genome includes a region encoding these proteins:
- the CRABP2 gene encoding cellular retinoic acid-binding protein 2, translating to MPNFSGNWKMKSSENFEELLKALGVNMMLRKIAVAAASKPAVEIKQDGETFYIKTSTTVRTTEISFRIGEEFEEQTVDGRPCKSLARWESENKNKMVCEQRLLKGEGPKTGWSREMTNDGELILTMTADDVVCTRVYVRE from the exons ATGCCCAATTTCTCCGGGAACTGGAAGATGAAGAGTTCGGAAAACTTCGAGGAGTTGCTAAAGGCGCTGG GCGTCAACATGATGCTGAGGAAGATCGCGGTGGCGGCGGCCTCGAAGCCAGCGGTGGAGATCAAGCAGGACGGGGAGACCTTCTACATCAAGACCTCGACCACCGTCCGGACCACCGAGATCAGTTTCAGGATCGGGGAGGAGTTCGAGGAGCAGACGGTGGACGGGCGGCCCTGCAAG AGCTTGGCCAGGTGGGAGAGTGAGAACAAGAACAAGATGGTGTGTGAGCAGCGGCTGCTCAAGGGTGAAGGACCCAAGACGGGCTGGTCCAGGGAGATGACCAACGATGGGGAGCTCATCCTG ACCATGACAGCCGATGACGTCGTCTGCACCAGGGTCTACGTCCGGGAGTGA
- the ISG20L2 gene encoding interferon-stimulated 20 kDa exonuclease-like 2, producing the protein MADLILNVDFAPSERPGKKETGNRKHKSFLQRRRTLERRGVLKQKQLPVAQPPPGRGSRQKPGPRGRRDKKQEAATRKGPEKPTSIPPKPCPKVNGPPSIAQPGATSCPGSKGTGLSSKPKTTAWGTAKRNQKAPSFPPQPTKLVAIDCEMVGTGPGGRTSDLARCSIVGYQGDIMYDQYIRPTAPIVDYRTRWSGIRRQHMVNAIPFSKAQREILSILSGKIVVGHAIYNDFKALKYFHPKALTRDTSKIPLLNRKGGFPENTSISLKRLTKELLHKDIQVGKNGHSSVEDARATMELYKVVEAEWEQHLMLNPKQE; encoded by the exons ATGGCGGATTTGATCCTCAACGTGGACTTCGCCCCTTCGGAGCGTCCCGGGAAGAAGGAGACCGGTAACCGAAAGCACAAGAGCTTCCTGCAGCGGCGGCGGACGCTGGAACGGCGGGGTGtgctgaagcagaagcagctgccGGTGGCCCAGCCGCCGCCCGGGAGGGGCTCCCGGCAGAAACCGGGCCCCAGGGGCAGGAGGGACAAGAAGCAGGAGGCAGCGACCAGGAAAGGCCCGGAAAAACCGACCTCCATTCCACCCAAACCCTGCCCCAAAGTGAACGGTCCCCCTTCCATCGCCCAGCCCGGTGCGACCAGCTGTCCCGGTTCCAAAGGAACGGGCTTGTCCTCAAAACCAAAGACGACGGCCTGGGGCACGGCTAAGAGAAACCAAAAAGCCCCCAGCTTTCCCCCGCAGCCCACCAAACTGGTGGCTATAGACTGTGAGATGGTGGGCACAGGGCCCGGAGGACGTACCAGCGACCTGGCCCGTTGCAGCATCGTGGGCTACCAGGGCGACATCATGTACGACCAGTACATCCGTCCCACCGCTCCCATCGTGGACTACCGCACCCGCTGGAGCGGCATTCGGCGGCAGCACATGGTGAACGCCATCCCCTTCAGCAAGGCCCAGCGAGAG ATCCTGAGCATTCTCTCTGGGAAGATCGTGGTCGGCCACGCCATCTACAACGATTTCAAGGCGCTCAAGTACTTCCACCCCAAAGCGCTCACCCGGGACACGTCCAAAATACCTTTGCTGAACCGTAAGGGTGGTTTCCCTGAGAACACCTCCATCTCCCTGAAGCGCCTCACCAAGGAGCTGCTGCACAAGGACATACAG GTCGGGAAGAATGGTCACTCCTCGGTGGAGGACGCCCGAGCCACCATGGAGCTCTACAAGGTGGTGGAGGCAGAGTGGGAGCAACACCTGATGCTGAACCCCAAGCAGGAGTGA